From Streptomyces sp. CMB-StM0423, a single genomic window includes:
- a CDS encoding ABC transporter substrate-binding protein: protein MSVRGIRAAVSVTATAAVLAGAAACSNPDADDDSGGSGGNGTTAVIGVANEPDTLSPLLGYGKDGNSKLFDGLLARDGDMELKPALARALPEITDGGTTYTYELRDDVTFSDGEPFTAADVVFTYETILDPGTNNASKGDLEAVESVEAKGDDTVVFTLEYPYAPFAERTVLPIAPEHVAGKGDVNTGAFNTEPIGTGPYVLDNWRKGEKLTFSANPGYWGGKPKVRKLTMAIIADDDIRATRLRSGDLDGAILPPNLAKTFAEDDDKQTLAATTADHRAVTLPTDNPVTGDVAIRRALDVAVDRGAMVDKLLEGRGKAAYGPVPTDSEWFAKGTERPYDTELAGKILDDAGWRAEDGGIREKDGQRASFTLYYPSGDKLRQEHALAFAGDAKKVGIEARVESGTWEVIEPRMGEDAVLAGGGSPADPDFDLYPMLYSELAGQGFNNMASYENPDVDTALVEGRESGDKAERKRAYDKVQQELTENPGYVFLTHIDHIYVVADTWRGLTTQVEPHEHGFGSGPWWNVESWQPAS from the coding sequence ATGTCAGTCCGCGGCATACGCGCAGCGGTCTCGGTCACGGCGACGGCGGCGGTGCTCGCGGGGGCCGCCGCCTGCTCGAACCCGGACGCCGACGACGACTCCGGCGGCTCCGGCGGGAACGGCACCACCGCCGTCATCGGCGTTGCCAACGAGCCCGACACCCTCAGCCCGCTCCTCGGCTACGGCAAGGACGGCAACTCCAAGCTCTTCGACGGCCTCCTCGCCCGCGACGGCGACATGGAGCTGAAGCCCGCCCTCGCCCGCGCGCTGCCCGAGATCACCGACGGCGGCACCACGTACACGTACGAGCTGCGCGACGACGTGACGTTCAGCGACGGCGAGCCCTTCACCGCCGCCGACGTCGTCTTCACCTACGAGACCATCCTCGACCCCGGCACCAACAACGCCTCCAAGGGCGACCTGGAAGCCGTCGAGAGCGTCGAGGCCAAGGGGGACGACACCGTCGTCTTCACCCTGGAGTACCCCTACGCGCCCTTCGCCGAGCGCACGGTGCTGCCCATCGCGCCCGAGCACGTCGCCGGCAAGGGCGACGTCAACACCGGCGCGTTCAACACCGAGCCCATCGGCACCGGACCGTACGTGCTGGACAACTGGCGCAAGGGCGAGAAGCTCACCTTCTCCGCCAACCCCGGCTACTGGGGCGGCAAGCCGAAGGTGAGGAAGCTGACCATGGCGATCATCGCCGACGACGACATCCGCGCCACCCGGCTGCGCTCCGGCGACCTCGACGGCGCCATCCTGCCGCCGAACCTCGCCAAGACCTTCGCCGAGGACGACGACAAGCAGACGCTGGCCGCCACCACCGCCGACCACCGCGCCGTCACGCTGCCCACGGACAACCCCGTCACCGGCGACGTCGCCATCCGCCGCGCGCTCGACGTGGCCGTCGACCGCGGCGCGATGGTCGACAAGCTGCTGGAGGGCCGGGGCAAGGCCGCGTACGGGCCGGTGCCCACCGACAGCGAGTGGTTCGCCAAGGGCACCGAGCGCCCGTACGACACCGAGCTGGCCGGGAAGATCCTCGACGACGCCGGCTGGCGCGCGGAGGACGGCGGCATCCGCGAGAAGGACGGGCAGCGCGCCTCGTTCACCCTCTACTACCCCTCCGGCGACAAGCTCCGCCAGGAGCACGCCCTCGCCTTCGCCGGCGACGCCAAGAAGGTCGGCATCGAGGCCAGGGTGGAGAGCGGCACGTGGGAGGTCATCGAGCCGCGGATGGGCGAGGACGCCGTGCTCGCCGGCGGCGGCAGCCCCGCCGACCCCGACTTCGACCTCTACCCGATGCTCTACTCCGAGCTGGCCGGCCAGGGCTTCAACAACATGGCCTCGTACGAGAACCCGGACGTCGACACCGCCCTCGTCGAGGGCCGGGAGAGCGGCGACAAGGCGGAGCGCAAGCGGGCGTACGACAAGGTGCAGCAGGAACTCACCGAGAACCCGGGCTACGTCTTCCTCACCCACATCGACCACATCTACGTCGTCGCCGACACCTGGCGCGGCCTGACCACCCAGGTCGAGCCGCACGAGCACGGCTTCGGCAGCGGGCCCTGGTGGAACGTCGAGAGCTGGCAGCCCGCGTCGTGA
- a CDS encoding ABC transporter permease, producing MARMAGRRLLYAVPVLLAVTFGVFAIAAASPFDPVKAYAGTAGFSASGEALDQLRDSLGADDPFVTRWWDWLSAVVTGDLGQSTSMRQPVADVIGERIGWTVLLCAVAFAVAIVVGTLLGALAARRRGGLLDRAVTSVAYAMEAAPPFWLGLLAVWLFALQLDALPAGGLTDTGTDAVTFGQVAEHVLLPASVLAVSQMPWFVLYVRQGVGDALDEDPVRGARSRGLAERTVLLGHALRSGLLPVLTLIGTRVPELITGALLIETVFSWPGIAAATVEAATSVDFPLLAALTVLATAAVLLGNLLSDLLYGLADPRVGFDG from the coding sequence ATGGCGCGGATGGCCGGGCGGCGGCTGCTGTACGCCGTCCCCGTCCTGCTGGCCGTCACCTTCGGGGTGTTCGCCATCGCCGCCGCCTCGCCGTTCGACCCGGTGAAGGCGTACGCGGGCACCGCCGGGTTCAGCGCCTCCGGGGAGGCGCTGGACCAGCTCCGCGACAGCCTCGGCGCCGACGACCCGTTCGTCACCCGCTGGTGGGACTGGCTCTCCGCCGTCGTCACCGGCGACCTCGGCCAGTCGACCAGCATGCGCCAGCCGGTCGCCGACGTCATCGGCGAGCGCATCGGCTGGACGGTGCTGCTGTGCGCGGTCGCGTTCGCCGTCGCCATCGTCGTCGGCACGCTGCTCGGCGCGCTCGCCGCGCGCCGCCGCGGCGGGCTGCTCGACCGGGCCGTCACCTCCGTCGCGTACGCCATGGAGGCGGCACCGCCGTTCTGGCTCGGGCTGCTCGCCGTCTGGCTCTTCGCGCTCCAGCTCGACGCGCTGCCGGCCGGCGGACTCACCGACACCGGCACGGACGCCGTCACCTTCGGGCAGGTCGCCGAGCACGTGCTGCTGCCCGCGTCGGTGCTCGCCGTCTCGCAGATGCCGTGGTTCGTCCTCTACGTCCGCCAGGGCGTCGGCGACGCGCTGGACGAGGACCCGGTGCGCGGCGCCCGCTCCCGCGGCCTCGCCGAGCGCACGGTGCTGCTGGGGCATGCGCTGCGCTCCGGGCTGCTGCCCGTGCTCACCCTGATCGGCACCCGGGTGCCGGAGCTGATCACCGGCGCGCTGCTCATCGAGACCGTCTTCAGTTGGCCGGGCATCGCCGCGGCCACCGTCGAGGCCGCCACCTCCGTCGACTTCCCGCTGCTCGCCGCGCTGACCGTGCTGGCGACGGCGGCGGTGCTGCTCGGCAACCTGCTGTCCGACCTGTTGTACGGGCTCGCCGACCCGAGAGTGGGCTTCGATGGCTGA